From the Mus musculus strain C57BL/6J chromosome 10, GRCm38.p6 C57BL/6J genome, the window AGGAAATGATCAGTCCTTTCATCCTTTCATAGACGTGTGCACACCGATATGAGTCTCGACAGAGAGTGGACCAGGCTTTGGAGACTCGGGATGTGATTGGCCGCTGCTTTGTGCTAAGCCAGGACCTGGCCATCCGTGATGAGCTGGATGGTGGGGAGTGGAAGTTCTGTGAGGGGCGCCCCCAGGGCCATGAACAGTTTGGGTTCTGTCAGCAGGGCACAGCTGCCACCTTCTCCCCTGACAGTCACTACCTCGTCTTTGGGGCTCCAGGAACCTATAACTGGAAGGGTGAGTCATTCGctggggaggatggagaggagacCAAAACCTCCTCTTACCTCAGAGATGGGATCCCATCTCATAGGATGCCATCCATTGCTGGCAGCAATGGGTCAAGCATGACCACAAGTTGACCTGGGGCATTGCCTGCCGTGCCTTCCACTCCCATTATGCTAGCACGTAAATGAATGGGGGTACCTATTCTCCATCGCATGGCTATGTGTTTATCTACATGTTGGCATGAGCTCCCACATACACGCCTGGGCCAGGGCCTGCATGCTCCAACACAGCAGCCTACACCTCAACACTGCCATTTCCGTCTCTGCACGCTGCCACTGGCTGAGCTGACACTCGGTGAGTGTGATGTTTGGGGGACCCCTAGAATCTTGGGCTAGGGAGATGGAGGAGGTGGGGCTGAAGAGAGGGGGGCTGCCTATGTGCCTGTCCAGTAGAGTGTGTGGCTTGAGGGGGTGCACCTCGCTTCCACCTTGAATACTAACAGGACTGTCTTTGCAGGCACGGCCAGGGTGGAGCTCTGTGCGCAGGGCTCGCCGGACCTGGCACACCTGGATGACGGGCCCTACGAGGCGGGGGGCGAGAAGGAGCAAGACCCCCGCCTCATCCCGGTCCCTGCCAACAGCTACCTTGGTAGGGACTCCTCCCTGGCCCAGGATCACTCTAACCCTCTGTTCCTTTCTCTTGCCCTCTCTCCATGTgcccatccttctgtctctgtcattgTGTCTCTGGCTTCTTGgtttctctcactttcttcctctcctttgtcCCCTTTCGCCGTCTTCTGGCCTTTCTATCTGGCTCTGTCTGTACCTTGTGCTCTCTTCTCCTGCTGTCCCTTTCCCTGGTGTCTCTCCCCGACCTGCTCCCCACAGGGTTGCTTTTTGTGACCAACATTGATAGCTCAGACCCTGACCAGCTGGTGTATAAAACTTTGGACCCTGCTGACCGGCTCACAGGACCAGCCGGAGACTTGACCTTGAATAGCTATTTAGGTTTGTAAGCTCCTGCACCCTGGGCCCTGGggtttggccctggccttcccacTTCCCCTTTAGGGAGTATCCTTTccttccctgccctcccccaaCACATGCCCAGGGAATCGCATATTGGGCACAAACTGCAGAAGAGAATTAGGTCCATCAATAGGCCTGAGAAGAATAGGTCTTGAAGGTGATAGTCTTGGGGGATGTAAGTCAAGGGTCTCTAAGGAAGAAGACCCAGGTAAAGTGAGAGGACCAGGGTCAACCCTGCTTGGAAGGACAGTATTGACCTTTAGGGAAGTTCCTCTGAGGGGTGGATGGTGACTTGGGTTGGAGAAAGCTCTAGCCTTTTGAGTAAGCCCCTCATAGCCATTTATAGCCAATTCTGCATATCAACATGGATGAAACGAGGTCCAGGAGACATTTGGGTGAAGCAAGTTCTTCCTTGACCCCTGGTTTTCCTCCCATCTATGTAAAGATTGCCTTCTCCTTGGCAGGGTAGAAAAGATAGGGAGGGGATGCATTGGATGTCAATGGACCTTCTGGGTGTGTAAGATGGGAGGAGTCTCCCTCTTCTTCAGTTCCCCAGGTTGGGCAGGAATGGTTGGCTCTTGTTGCTATGCCCAGCCCCTCTTACCAAGTCACCAAGGCTTCTCTGTCAGTGCCTTTCTCTCTGCTCCATGACACCTCTGTGTCATATCCCGTGTCTCTGACCAGGAGGGCTGCAAAGATTTCTAGGCCCTGGCTGGGGAGGAGGAATAGTCTAGCCACAGTGGTGGGGACTGGGGAGAGGCAACTCTTCCTTGTGGCTCCAGGGGCTTACCTGGCTTCTGAATGTTGGATAATCACTCACAGTAATCGATTCCCTCCCCTAGGTTTCTCCATCGATTCTGGGAAGGGTCTTATGCGCTCAGAAGAGCTGAGTTTTGTGGCAGGGGCCCCACGTGCCAACCACAAAGGGGCTGTGGTCATTCTGCGCAAGGATAGCGCCAGCCGCTTGATACCTGAGGTTGTGCTGTCTGGGGAGCGCCTGACCTCTGGCTTTGGCTACTCACTGGCTGTGACTGATCTCAACAATGATGGgtgagaagggggggggggtgtccctgGGTCCAGGAGTGGCTTCCGCACTTTGTCCTGGGTCCTTTGGTTTAGAGAGCTCCATACTGTCTCCTTCCTCCACAGCTGGGCAGACCTGATTGTGGGTGCCCCCTACTTCTTTGAACGCCAAGAAGAGCTGGGAGgtgctgtgtatgtgtacatgaacCAGGGTGGCCATTGGGCAGATATCTCTCCTCTCCGAATCTGTGGCTCCCCTGATTCCATGTTTGGGATCAGTTTGGCTGTATTGGGGGACCtcaaccaagatggcttcccagGTATGACTGGCATTAGGAAAACCTGGTGTGGGGAGGGGCTGAGAAGGTAATGGTATCCCTCAGAGATCTGATTGTTTTAAAACTCAGGCAAGTTGAGCTAGTGTTATAAGGAGAGAGTGGCTAAGAGGATTTTAAAATGATGTATGTATCTTGTCAATGAAACTAGCAACACATTCTACATGATTGAACAAGGGGAATTGGGTGTGGACCCTGTCCATCATCCCTTTTCTCATGTTCCCAGACATTGCCGTGGGAGCTCCCTTTGACGGAGATGGGAAGGTCTTTATCTACCATGGGAGCAGCCTTGGGGTGGTTGTCAAACCTTCACAGGTGAGAGATGTCATTGTTGCTAGGAGATGGTCCTGGGTGTTAGCTGCAgcgggcaggggagggaggattggGAAAATGGGGCCCAGTGAGGCTGACTGCCTGTCTCCAGGTGCTGGAGGGCGAGGCGGTGGGTATCAAGAGCTTTGGTTACTCCCTGTCTGGTGGCCTGGATGTGGATGGAAATCACTACCCAGACCTGCTTGTGGGCTCCCTGGCTGATACCGCTGCTCTGTTCAGGTGAGCCTCCAGGCTATCAAATCCCccttgaaggtgtggccttattccTGCCTCATACTTGGTCCTGCAGAGTGTGCTCAGCcccactctctctcctttctcacccACTGAACTCTCTATGCCCAGGGCCAGACCTGTTCTACATGTCTCCCAAGAGATCTTCATTGACCCCAGAGCCATCGATCTGGAACAACCCAACTGTGCCGATGGACGCTTGGTCTGGTGAGGGGAGATTAGAAGGGAGGACTGAGGAGGCTGCCAGTGGTCGCTTTCCTTGCCTCTCTTTGCTAGTTTGCGTCTGGGCAGCGGCAGGAGTGGGGTTTGGAGTCTTGTTTGCTAAGAAGTCTCCCTTTGCCCCACAGTGTGGACATAAAGATCTGTTTCAGCTATGTCGCTGTGCCCAGCAGCTACAGCCCTAGTGTGGGTGAGTAGAGACCTCACCTACCGCTCACTCCGATGGCCTCCAGGTGGAGAGGAACAGTATCTTCAGCtcactctcttccctcttctccctccgtGCCACAGCCTTAGATTATATGTTAGATGGGGACACAGACCGGAGGCTCCGGGGCCAGGTTCCACGTGTGACGTTTCTGAGCCGAGGCCTGGATGACCTCAGGCATCAGTCCTCCGGCACCGTGTGGCTGAAGCACCAACATGACCGAGTCTGTGGAGATACTGTGTTCCAGCTGCAGGTAGCTGCTGACTTCTGGTCCTTGCTCTTCTGCGGCATACCCACACCTAGCTGTCAGCTCTGGGTTcccaggggttggagagattgctcagcagttaagagattgTGCTGTTCTTGCAGTCCACCCAGATTTGGGTCCTGGTAGCCACCTTGGCTGACTAGTGGtaccctgtaactccagcttcaggaggcCCGGCAAAAGCTCTTCTGGCTCCTTTAGATACCTGGACTCatgtgtttattatatttatgcGTGCCTATGCACGCACACAGGCAcaagtgtgtgcacgtgtacacacatacacacacaattaaaaaagtaaaaattctttgtACTTGGAAGCACATATACTAAGATTGGAATGACAGATACGACTAGCAGGGCTTCTTCATGAAGATGACACCTAAATTAGTGAAGAattccagtttgttttttttttttctaaatccagGCATTAAATAAGTTTTCCTTTTGAGCTCCTTTTTGCCTtgatgcctgatttttttttttaatggagtgtCCTGGAACTTTTTAATATGGGCCAGACTGGCGTAAATAGGAGATCCTACTTCCTTGGCCTAGCTTTGAGAGCTGCCTTCATACATCTGTGAAAGGAAGGCTGGCATTTcacaggggtgggtgggggtctGGTCTTTAAGGAAGGCTTTTTACTACCATGGTCTCTCTTTCTTATCCACACATGCATTTCCATCTGCGCTTCTGTTTCCCTCTATTAATTTACAAGAGTCTTCAGTGTACTGGTTGGGGGGGGCCTTAATCAGGGCTGGGACTTGGGAGTTGTTTCAGTGAGAAACAATCTTTCCCTTCCAGGAAAACGTCAAAGACAAGCTACGGGCCATTGTGGTGACCCTGTCATATGGTCTCCGAACCCCTCCATTAGGGAGGCAAGCACCTGGCCAGGAGCTCCCCACTGTGGCTCCCATCCTCAATGCTCACCAGCCCAGCACCCAGAGGACTGAGGTGAGCATGAGGGAAATGGAGCTGGGATGGACAATGGTTCTGATGTCTCCACTGTGACACCTGCTCACAGCTCACAAAGCTCTTTCACACACAGTACAACCCTATAAATGTAGGTGATGCGATACCTCAAAGGCAACATGGCTTAATGTGTGAGAGGAGAGTGCTCCTAGTGTGAGAGGAGAGTGCTCCTAATGTGAAAGGACAGCACCCCTAGTGTGAGAGGACAGCACCCTTAGTGTGAGAGGACAGTGCTCCTAGTGTGAGAGGACAGCGCCCTTAGTGTGAGAGGACACCGCCCCCTAGAGTGAGAGGACAGCGCCCCCTAGAGTGAGAGGACAGCTCCTGCTCCTCCATTCCCTGTAGTCACTCAGGTCTTAGGATAATAAAGGCTGTTGTCTTCTGAGATGGACATCAAGGCTCATAAACTACTGTGCATTAAATCATTCTGTGGGAAGGGGCAGCATGAAGCTCTATGCATGGTTCTCTTGGCAGCTCAGTGACTGTACTGTTTCTCAGTCTCTGGGATATGGATTGTACAGTCTGGGCTGGACAGCATGGCCTGCCTCCCGACCAGCCTGCTAATCCTTACAGCAGTATGACAGTACTCACTTTATTTTACAACTCAGAGAGGTTAAGAGGCCAGCCCAGTGTCACACAGTTAAGTGCCAGTTCTGGAGTTGGTGACACATTTGACCCCTTCCTGCCTTAACCTTAGAGATGATCTTCTCCTAGATCCACTTTCTGAAGCAAGGCTGCGGTGAAGATAAGATCTGTCAGAGCAACCTCCAGCTCGAGCGGTACCAGTTCTGTTCCAGGATCAGCGACACAGAGTTCCAGGCTCTGCCCATGTAAGAAGGATGGAGAGGGCGTTtgtagaggaggagaggggaggggccagGGTTCAGAGTGGTCAGGCAGAGGCCCTGACCCGGAAGAGATAATGATTCTCCTAGTCTGGATAATGCCTTGTGTTTTGTGGACACTTTGTTACACTCCTTTGTGAGGCAGGGCTGGCTGGCTCGGTGTTAAGAACTGGGAGCAGAGGCCCAGAGATCTTGCTGTTTACACAAGGTCAGAAAGTGGTGGAGTTAGGGTAAGGATGGAGGTGCACAGAAAGAGCTGGCTTGAGACTTGTGGGATctggagtgggaggagaggcagtgTGTATTTGACtggagactgggaagagagaGGTCACTGGTGAGAGGCTCAGACTCTATAGTAAGTTGGGTTCCGTCTTCCAGGGATCTGGATGGAAGGACCGCCCTGTTCGCATTGAGTGGGCAGCCGTTCATAGGCCTGGAACTGACAGTCACCAACCTGCCCTCTGACCCTGCCCGGCCTCAGGCAGATGGGGATGATGCTCATGAAGCACAGCTCTTGGTCACTCTCCCAGCCTCTCTACGGTACTCAGGAGTCCGTGCTCTGGACTCTGTGGTAAGAACCTGGGACGGGGCACAGTGGGCgggtcatttatttttttttttacttttgttttttccttcttttcttttctttctttctttctttctttttttggtagtTATGAGTCCTATTATGATGTTTTCAGACCTGTATTTCAGTGTGCTTATCTGGTCATAATCACTCCCAATACTCCATCTTAGCCattgttccattgctgtgaagagacactattacCATGGCaactctcccccccaccccccctgagacagggtttctctgtataacagccctggctgtactagaactcaatttgtagatgagactggcctcaaactcacagagatccacctgcctctgattccaaagcactgggattaaaggtgtgtgtgcgaCTGTACCTGGCCCTCGCCATGGGCAACTCTTATATAGGAAAGCATTTAAtagggactggcttacagttttggtGATTTGGTCCATTATtgtcatagtgggaagcatggtagcacgcaggtagatatggtgctggagaggtagaggAGAGTCTATATTCCGATTGGCAGGCagctggaagagagaaagagagactgggcctagattgagcatttgaaatctcaaagcccactcccagtgacacatttaCTCCAGCAAGGCCGCACCCACCCCAgtgaggccacacccactctaatgaagccacacctattccaatgaggccacacctattccaatgaggccacacccactccgaAGCAacccctcctaatagtgccactccctaatgaccaaacattcaaatctatgagcctatgtgggacattcttattcaaaacaccacacccTCTTTTCTCTTCCCGTAGTTCCCCCCATGCTTACATATCTTCTTAGAAAAAACATACTTTGTCTTTCTGCATCCAGTATTTACCTGTCTTATTCCCACTTTCTTTAGACTGCTTTCTACTCCCAACAcagtctctggtgtgtgtgtgtgtgtgtgtgtgtgtgtgtgtgtgtgtgtgtgtttgagacagggtcatagcattggctaacctggaacttgctatatagagcaggctggcctcagttgacagagatccacctgcctctgcctccagagcagtagaattaaaggcatgcatcaccaagTACCAAGCTTGGACCATATgtatatttgagacaaggtctttctatgtagccccagctgaccttgaacttgtgtcagtccttctgccttagcctcccaagggctagagttataggcatatgccactctagacagacagacagacagacagacagacagacagacacacaccacatacaggtTTATATATATTTAGGTTCCACATATATAATATGCAATATTTATTTTCCCTACTTATCTTTTCAAGTGCTCCCTCAGCCTCAGCTTAGAACCCATCTCCCCATACAGTTCTTCCACCCTTCCACTTTTACATCATGTGTATATTAAagctaaatttcttttttttttcaagccagggtttctctgtatagccctggctatcctggaactcactctgtagaccaggcgggcctcgaactcagaaatccacctgcctctgcctcccaagtgctggaattaaagatatgtgccaccactgcctggtgaaacTAAATTTCTTATCGGAGAGAAaatgtgatgtttgtctttctgagtctggcttgttTTGCTTAACATGGCAATCTCCAGTTCCACCCGTTTCCCTGAAGATGACAGTTTTGCTCTTTATGGCTGAGTAAAGCTCcattgtatgtacatgtgaggtGAGATCTTGAGAGCTTCAGTAACCCAAACTGACCTATCCTTCCCTCCCCGATCCAGGAGAAGCCGCTCTGCCTGTCCAATGACAGCGCCTCTCATGTCGAGTGTGAGCTGGGGAACCCTATGAAGAGAGGCGCTCAGGTTAGCATATCTGGCTTGTGCCTTGAGTGGCCCATGCTTAAGACCCAGCCCTCCCCTGACTCACCTGTCATTCCTCACTGGGCAGGTCACTTTTTACCTCATCCTCAGCACCTCTGGGATCACTATTGAGACCACAGAGCTGGAGGTGAAATTGCTGTTAGCCACGTAAGCCTGGGGGCAGGTCGGGTCACTTAGAAGGGCTTCAAGCGTCTTATGGTGGTTCCCGTGCCAACTGCCCACATATGCTTATGTCCACATGTCAGGATCAGTGAGCAGGAGCTGGATCCGGTCTCCGTTCGGGCTCATGTCTTCATTGAATTGCCACTGTCCATTTCAGGGTAAGTGTTGCTTGTGTGGGCCCCTCTGCCACTCCCGATCCCTGGTTTGGGCTCTGCCTTACCTGGCCTTACCCTCCTGACTCCATTTGGCCGGACCCCAGGTCTCTTTATCCCTTCTTCTTGTCTTTCAACAACCAGGGTGGCCACTCCCCAGCAACTCTTCTTCTCTGGCGAGGTGAAGGGCGAAAGTGCCATGCGATCTGAGAGGGACGTGGGCAGCAAAGTCAAGTATGAGGTCACGGTAAGCCCGCCGTGTGGCCACTCCTCGGTCTCCTTTCTTCTTGGCATAGAGGATAGGCTGTTGAAACATGTCTCGAGGTATAGGCTCTTTCCCACATGGTGGTCCTGGGGTTCCAACACTTCTGCACTGGGTAGACAGCGCTGAGGATATGCTGCTGCAGGACTCTCAATGAGTCCTCTAgacaggccagctctcctgcagtTCTGAGAGGCCCTGGGAACTCAGGGAAGACCCTCTGCTCAGGGTCCAGCTGGAATGGGGTCTTGGGCAGAGTTTATACCTTTCCTTAATACTTCACCCTGGCTTGACCTAGTCCTCTCACACATGCTCAGCTTTGCCTAGGTTTGGTATGAGGAGGGAATGATGCCTGATCTAGACTGTGCAGCTTTGGTGATGCTGTGTTTCCTGAGCTCCGCCCCTCAGCCTTGCTCCTCTCTCTGTGACGTATCTGAGCTTCATTTCCTCATATTGCTTTGGGCCCTGTAGGTCTCCAATCAAGGCCAGTCTCTCAATACTCTGGGCTCTGCGTTCCTCAACATCATGTGGCCCCACGAGATCGCCAATGGAAAGTGGCTGCTGTACCCCATGCGGGTAGAGCTGGAGGGCGGACAGGGGCCTGGCAAGAGAGGGATCTGTTCCCCAAGACCCAACATCCTCCAGCTGGTGAGGCTTAGAGGCAGGGTGGGTGAGGAGCCTGGGGTTGGGGAGAGAATTGGGAGGAATGTCATGCAGCTGGGGGAGTCCCTGTGGGTGGTGGAGTGGAGATGCCATCTCACGGTTGCAGTACTTGGAgggaccccttctgctccttcctcttccctgtccAGGATGTGGACAGCAGGGATAGGAGGCGGCGAGAGCTGGGGCAGCCGGAGCCGCAGGAGCCTCCAGAGAAGGTGGAGCCTAGCACATCCTGGTGGCCAGTGTCCTCTGCTGAGAAGAGAAACGTGACTCTGGTGAGTCAGTGTGGGCAGTGCAGCCACTGGGGTGCATGAGTGGTAGAGGGACCGTCACAGGTTCACAAAATGTCTGGGAGCTTCCGTGGAGGTCAGCCCAACAAGGCGCTTGAGCAAACACCAGAAACGAGTCATCCAGACAGTCTGCATCCCAGCTGGAGGGAGAGAGTGCCGGTGAGGCAGTTCCTGACACCTCAGACTCTGCAACTCCCACTGCCCACTCTAGGGCCAGCTGGGTAGCTGAGCAAGTGATCCTGCCCATTTATATAAAACATCACGTTTCCTAAGGGCTGGGATGGACTCAGTCTCTTGCCtgcaccttccaagtgctgggattgcaggcgtgtgccaccaggctCAGCATTCTGTCATCATAATTAAGGTTACGGTATACACGTGAGGTTTGCTAAGCTCTCCTTTTTGAACATTTTTGCTTCTCGTTTTGGTATTTAGCTGGGTGAGATGAAGGCTTTATGCTTGTTCCTCCTAAGGTGGTGCTGATGGTGAGACTGTGGTACAGATGTCAGTTGGAGACACTGAGTGGAGTTAACCCAGGCATGACAATGTGGGCAGTACAGACCTGGAGATACTTGGCCCTTCTCTATAAGCAGTCAGTGTACTCTCTTGCATCCCATTCTTTTCTCTGGGAGGAAGCCTTCCCATGCCTCTTTGACACCCCAGGCTAAAGAACGCAGGCAGCTGAGCATCTGGAACAAGCTGCTGCTGTAGTATACTTACATCTAGTTCCACCTTTCCACAGGGCCGGCAGCTCTGAGAGACTCCTGGTtaacaagctctctctctctctctctctctctctctctctctctctctctctctctctctctttctccctctctctctctctctctccctctctctccctccctctgtctgatTTTACTagtcagggttttctctgtgtagcctaggctgtcctggaatttgctctgtaaaccaggctgtctttgaactcacagagatccttctgcctctgcctcctgagtgctgggattaaaagcatatgtcaCTCTGCCTAGTTTAGAAACAGAGTCTTGGATTATGAGCATGTGCCACCAGACCCAGTTATTtgttaattgtatttatttttattgcagaACCAAGCAGCCcattattccataaaatacaaTGTGTTCCCTCTTTACTTAGAAGGACTGGAGATCAAACTAGGGCCTGTGtatgccagacaagcactctactacAGAACTACAGCCCAGCTTCTCATTCTcttgagagggagaagggatGTCTTGTTATATAGCCCGGGCATCCCTCCAATTTGCACCCTTTGATTTCCTCTCagatgctagaattacaggcacgtGTCCCCGTGCCTGGCTTTATTTACTATTTACTTCTCTGTTTTTATaatgtgattttattatttttatgtgtatcagtgttttgcctgcctatatGTATGTGACCCATATGCACACAGTGCCTTCTTTTAGAGGCCACATGGGTGACCGTGTGACATTTTTTCTACCTGTTCCTGGCTCATTTCACATCATGTATTATCtcagattatttaaaaatatttttggaagatttatcttatgtttatgagtgttttgctagcatacatgcatgtacatcatGTGTGTACCTCGTGCCTATGGAGGCCGGAAGGAGGCTTCAGATCCCCTacaactggagttatgggtggttgtgagctgctgtgtggcttctgggaactgaacacaggctCTCTGCAagcgcagccagtgctcttatctgctgagccacctccctattTCCTTCACTTGgattctttttatataaaataaaggcAGGAGATAGCTTTGCCTTTTAACAAGCTGACTAAAGAGTTTTGAATTActcaaagtagaaaaataaaggaagaccAAAAGATTCCAAAAAGGGGctaggaggtggctcagtgagtcaggacacttgctgccaagacgGAAGACTTGAGtttccatccctggaacccacatggtggaaggagagacccaactcctgatggttgttctctgactttcatATGTGTACAGCAGCATGCATCCTCCCCACTTAGAACATGGTTTTTAAAGAAGGACTCCAAACACTCTCAAGCCattcttgtgtatatgtgtatatgtgtgtacgtgtgagtatgtgtgtgtgtgtatgtatgtatgtatgtatgtatgtacatatgtatatgtatgtgcttgtgtgtgttgtgaATGGTGGCTAAAGGTAACTTTTAGGCAAGTGGGTTGAAGTCAGGCTTGGAAGAATGTGAGTTCCCTGCCCCCAGTAACTTGTCAAAACCTCTCCCTCAGTGAGTTTAGAATGGGCTTTGCCAAATAAGAGTCTGACTTCAAACATCTGCTCCACTACCAGATTggctcccttccccccttcctttttttttttttttgagacagagtttcattatgtagcttggttgtcctggaatgcTCTATATAGgcattcaaactcacagagatccatctgcctctgcttcctgagtgtggaattaaaggtgtgcaccaccatgcctggcaccacTGAATAGCTTTACTAGCTCTGCGACATGAAGTAGGCTGGTGGCCTTCTTTAagcttcagtttcttcttttgagaaacaCTGATGCCAGGTACAGTGGTCTACATCAGAGCAGTCTCAGCACATAGAGGCCAAGGTAGAAGGATACATTGGAGGCTAGCTTGGGCCTGTCTCAGCATTTGGAGCTTAACTGAGGTAAGTGCACTGGATGCTTAATAACTCAGACAACAGGTTGAGTAGGTACCACCTCAGGAAGCCGCTCTGCCTGTTGctaggaagtgaaagacctccccttccctccctccaatgTGTTTCAAAGCCAAATAGT encodes:
- the Itga7 gene encoding integrin alpha-7 isoform X3 — protein: MCVPMLLVGAPQALALPGQQANRTGGLFACPLSLEETDCYRVDIDRGANVQKESKENQWLGVSVRSQGPGGKIVTCAHRYESRQRVDQALETRDVIGRCFVLSQDLAIRDELDGGEWKFCEGRPQGHEQFGFCQQGTAATFSPDSHYLVFGAPGTYNWKGLLFVTNIDSSDPDQLVYKTLDPADRLTGPAGDLTLNSYLGFSIDSGKGLMRSEELSFVAGAPRANHKGAVVILRKDSASRLIPEVVLSGERLTSGFGYSLAVTDLNNDGWADLIVGAPYFFERQEELGGAVYVYMNQGGHWADISPLRICGSPDSMFGISLAVLGDLNQDGFPDIAVGAPFDGDGKVFIYHGSSLGVVVKPSQVLEGEAVGIKSFGYSLSGGLDVDGNHYPDLLVGSLADTAALFRARPVLHVSQEIFIDPRAIDLEQPNCADGRLVCVDIKICFSYVAVPSSYSPSVALDYMLDGDTDRRLRGQVPRVTFLSRGLDDLRHQSSGTVWLKHQHDRVCGDTVFQLQENVKDKLRAIVVTLSYGLRTPPLGRQAPGQELPTVAPILNAHQPSTQRTEIHFLKQGCGEDKICQSNLQLERYQFCSRISDTEFQALPMDLDGRTALFALSGQPFIGLELTVTNLPSDPARPQADGDDAHEAQLLVTLPASLRYSGVRALDSVEKPLCLSNDSASHVECELGNPMKRGAQVTFYLILSTSGITIETTELEVKLLLATISEQELDPVSVRAHVFIELPLSISGVATPQQLFFSGEVKGESAMRSERDVGSKVKYEVTVSNQGQSLNTLGSAFLNIMWPHEIANGKWLLYPMRVELEGGQGPGKRGICSPRPNILQLDVDSRDRRRRELGQPEPQEPPEKVEPSTSWWPVSSAEKRNVTLDCAQGTAKCVVFSCPLYSFDRAAVLHVWGRLWNSTFLEEYMAVKSLEVIVRANITVKSSIKNLLLRDASTVIPVMVYLDPMAVVVEGVPWWVILLAVLAGLLVLALLVLLLWKLGFFKRAKHPEATVPQYHAVKIPREDRQQFKEEKTGTIQRSNWGNSQWEGSDAHPILAADWHPELGPDGHPVPATA
- the Itga7 gene encoding integrin alpha-7 isoform X2 is translated as MCVPMLLVGAPQALALPGQQANRTGGLFACPLSLEETDCYRVDIDRGANVQKESKENQWLGVSVRSQGPGGKIVTCAHRYESRQRVDQALETRDVIGRCFVLSQDLAIRDELDGGEWKFCEGRPQGHEQFGFCQQGTAATFSPDSHYLVFGAPGTYNWKGTARVELCAQGSPDLAHLDDGPYEAGGEKEQDPRLIPVPANSYLGFSIDSGKGLMRSEELSFVAGAPRANHKGAVVILRKDSASRLIPEVVLSGERLTSGFGYSLAVTDLNNDGWADLIVGAPYFFERQEELGGAVYVYMNQGGHWADISPLRICGSPDSMFGISLAVLGDLNQDGFPDIAVGAPFDGDGKVFIYHGSSLGVVVKPSQVLEGEAVGIKSFGYSLSGGLDVDGNHYPDLLVGSLADTAALFRARPVLHVSQEIFIDPRAIDLEQPNCADGRLVCVDIKICFSYVAVPSSYSPSVALDYMLDGDTDRRLRGQVPRVTFLSRGLDDLRHQSSGTVWLKHQHDRVCGDTVFQLQENVKDKLRAIVVTLSYGLRTPPLGRQAPGQELPTVAPILNAHQPSTQRTEIHFLKQGCGEDKICQSNLQLERYQFCSRISDTEFQALPMDLDGRTALFALSGQPFIGLELTVTNLPSDPARPQADGDDAHEAQLLVTLPASLRYSGVRALDSVEKPLCLSNDSASHVECELGNPMKRGAQVTFYLILSTSGITIETTELEVKLLLATISEQELDPVSVRAHVFIELPLSISGVATPQQLFFSGEVKGESAMRSERDVGSKVKYEVTVSNQGQSLNTLGSAFLNIMWPHEIANGKWLLYPMRVELEGGQGPGKRGICSPRPNILQLDVDSRDRRRRELGQPEPQEPPEKVEPSTSWWPVSSAEKRNVTLDCAQGTAKCVVFSCPLYSFDRAAVLHVWGRLWNSTFLEEYMAVKSLEVIVRANITVKSSIKNLLLRDASTVIPVMVYLDPMAVVVEGVPWWVILLAVLAGLLVLALLVLLLWKLGFFKRAKHPEATVPQYHAVKIPREDRQQFKEEKTGTIQRSNWGNSQWEGSDAHPILAADWHPELGPDGHPVPATA